TTTAAAGACTTTTTAGACCAATATGCTGACAAAAATTATTTTGTAATCGTGTTGGGCAATAAAATAATTGGATGTGGTGGATACTACACCAAAGATAAGATTCATGGCATGCCTTGGGTGATGTTTGAAAACAACTCGCTTGGCTCCAACAGACTGCTAAAAGTTGCTGACGAATTTTACAAGACCATAGAAACACGAATTCTCTCTGAAGGCAAACTCTTTGACATCGTAATCAATACAACTCAATTGATGGAGCAATTATTCAATCGCTACGGATTCGTGACTTATGAAATAATAAAAGATGGCTTTGGCAATGGGCTGGATGAGTATAAGATGAAAAAAGTGTTGAAATAAAAAATCCTGAAACTTCAAATTCAGAAATTTCAGGATTACACTTTTTATGTCAGAAATAAATTATCACAAGCCTAATTTGCTTACTACAAAATCAAGATCTTTATCACCTCTACCGGATAAATTCACCAAGATTTTCTTTCCTTTACCCACTCTTTCAGCTTCTTTCATTGCAAATGCCACAGCATGAGAGCTTTCCAAAGCAGGAACTATTCCTTCGACTCTAGACAAAGTCATGAAAGCCTCCAAGCACTCATCATCAGTGATAGATTCATAACGAACTCTGTCTATATCTTTCAAATAACAGTGTTGAGGTCCTACACCTGGGTAATCCAAGCCGGATGCGATAGAATACACCGGCAATGGCTCTCCCGCTTCGTCTTGCAGATTATAACATTTGAAACCATGAATAGCACCTTTTTCTCCAAGTGTCAATGTAGCGGCATGGTCTGGTGTGTCAAGGCCTTTTCCTGCCGGCTCTACGCCAACAACTTCTACTGACTCATCCTTTAGGAATGCTGTAAAAAGACCTATCGCATTAGACCCACCGCCAACGCAAGCCGTGACAATATCTGGAAGTCCACCATTCATTTCCACAAATTGTTCTCTGGCTTCCTTGCCTATAATGCTTTGAAAATCCCTCACCATCATAGGAAAAGGATGCGGACCTACCACTGAGCCAATCGCATAGAAGAAATCTTTCGGATTTTTCAGATACTCTTCAAAAGCACTGTCCACAGCATCTTTAAGCGTTCTAGTACCTCGAGAAACTGGAATCAACTTGCATCCTAGCACCTTCATTTTAGTCACATTTGGCAACTCTTTGGCGATATCAATTTCTCCCATGTGAATCTCGCATTCAATGCCCACTAGAGCACAAGCTGTCGCCAAGGCTACGCCGTGTTGGCCAGCTCCTGTTTCGGCCAATACTTTTGTTTTGCCCATATGCTTGGCCAATAATGCCTCTCCTAAACAATGATTTATCTTATGAGCACCAGTATGATTCAAATCTTCCCTTTTAAGATAAATATCCGCTCCGCCTATTTTATCCGATAGCCTCTTAGCATGAAACACTGGACTTGGTCTCCCTACATAATGCTTGAACAAATAAGCCAATTCGTTTTTAAAATCATCCGTATTCTTGATCTCCTCATAAGCATCAGTGATCTCATCCATAATTTGCTTAAGCTCTGGCGGAATAATTTGTCCGCCATATTCTCCAAAATAACCTTCCGCATCCGGCATCGGACCAAAAGTAGTTGGATATGTAGGTTTTGAATTCTGTCCCATAACAATTATTTAATGTCAAAAAATTTTCTATCAATACTTCAAAGAAAAACAATGGTTACTTAGATAATCCATCAGCATTTTCTCCTACTCTTAATTTATTAAAAAAGCACAAGAACACATATTTTCTATGAACTTTCTT
The Aureibacter tunicatorum DNA segment above includes these coding regions:
- a CDS encoding N-acetyltransferase; protein product: MSLITLLPYNSSHKPRLLEILASNTPKYFNEDENIYFKDFLDQYADKNYFVIVLGNKIIGCGGYYTKDKIHGMPWVMFENNSLGSNRLLKVADEFYKTIETRILSEGKLFDIVINTTQLMEQLFNRYGFVTYEIIKDGFGNGLDEYKMKKVLK
- the trpB gene encoding tryptophan synthase subunit beta; the encoded protein is MGQNSKPTYPTTFGPMPDAEGYFGEYGGQIIPPELKQIMDEITDAYEEIKNTDDFKNELAYLFKHYVGRPSPVFHAKRLSDKIGGADIYLKREDLNHTGAHKINHCLGEALLAKHMGKTKVLAETGAGQHGVALATACALVGIECEIHMGEIDIAKELPNVTKMKVLGCKLIPVSRGTRTLKDAVDSAFEEYLKNPKDFFYAIGSVVGPHPFPMMVRDFQSIIGKEAREQFVEMNGGLPDIVTACVGGGSNAIGLFTAFLKDESVEVVGVEPAGKGLDTPDHAATLTLGEKGAIHGFKCYNLQDEAGEPLPVYSIASGLDYPGVGPQHCYLKDIDRVRYESITDDECLEAFMTLSRVEGIVPALESSHAVAFAMKEAERVGKGKKILVNLSGRGDKDLDFVVSKLGL